The sequence CCACACCCGGGGTTCAGCAGGGACCCAAAGAGGCTGGCCGGGAGGAGCACCCCATATGGACATTCCCTGCGGAGCAGACAGAAGGGGACAGAGGGGTGCAGAGCAGGCCCACGCCTGGGCCGTTGTGCAGATGATGTGGGAATACCTCTCTCTCCTCGCTGCGGGCATTTGCCCCCTGGGAGCTGTGGCTGTGGGCTTTTCACTCAACTGACATCCTGTAGCTGCCTAAAAATAGGTGCCCTTTCTGAGACAAGGGATCATCCCTGGCATGTTCATGGCCAGCACCGCCTGACTCGACCCGGGCAAGCAGCCAGCCAGCCCACAGGGACGGTGCCCATGGACCACCCAAGCAGGTTCCCTGGGACAGGTGCTGCAGGAtgtgggggttggggtaggggctgggggcaaatactttctcctattTGTTTGGCCTGGCCAAGCCAGCGTTCACTGCAGCGCGAGGTTCACTGCAGCCTGTGGCCACCGGCTCCCACAGTGGACAGCACTGAAGGTCCTGCAGCTGTCACTCTGCCCCAACCCCACTTCCAGGGAGCTggctcccaggcctctgccccccAGCCAGCATCCGTGTGCCCTGCCCTCACCTGCTCCCCTTCCCTGCACGAGCCCCCGTCAGCTGCTCCTCTGCCCTGCCTCCGACCCTTCTTCCCTCAGCCAGGACCTGGCCCTTCTCCCTATCCAGAGGGTCATTGTTGAGGACCCTCCTCCTGTGGTTGCCCACCAGGGGAGTGCCCACTCCCTTTCAGCCCCGCAGACCCGCCCGCATGGCTGCCAAGGACAGGTGTGAGGCACAAGAGACAGACCGAGGAGGACCATTTTATTAGAAGCCTTCAGAGCAGTCCTGTGGCTCCCATGTGACCAAGAGTTCAAATTCTGAGTACAAAGTCGTGCCCACGTGCACCCACCCACACAGAGGAATCCTTTAAGGATTGTAGCAGAGACCCCACCCTCCCAAATGGCCCACTGTGAGCCCCGCCCACCAGCCCAAGTCTGGGGGCCTTTGGGCCGTGGCTCCACGTGGCCCTCGGCGCCCACCCAGGCTGAGAATCTTTCCTATGAGGATACCCCTGAGTTCGGCCTTCACAAAAGGCAAATGTGCCCCGGGCACGGCCCGCCTGCGGGGTGCTTGCCCAGCAGCAACGGGCCCTGAAGAAAGTCCTCTACAGGCTGGGGTCGCCAGCTCACGAGCCCCTGCCACCTACAAATATCATAGAACCCCGGGTGGCCGGGGACTTCCCAGAAGTCACTTGCTGAAATGCAAACACAGAACAACCCCATGGGGTCAGACACTTGGCAGAAGATGGGCCCTGATTGTCCTAAAACGACAATGACACCGCACGCACATTCTCTGAGAACGACCTGGTGCTGGCCCGCCAGCCTGGGGGGAGCCTTCGGGGAGGGCGTCCCGGCCCGGCCGGCGCCGGCGGGAGGGCTCCTCCCCACCGCGAGCAGAAGGGCTTCCCCGCCAGTCCTGCCAGCGTCCGCAGGCCCCGCGGGTCACCAGGGGCGCCAGAGGCCGCAGGCCGGCTGGCGCGCGGTGGCCTtggcgggcgcgggcgcgggcgcgggcgccgGGACGGTGCCGGACGCTTTGGGTTCCGCGGCGGAGGCGGGCGCAGCCGGGGTCCGCTGGAAGTGGCACAGCAGCTTCGTCTGCGTGTCGCTGGCGGCGTGCAGCGTCAGGAACTGCACGGCCTCCTGCAGGCACCACGAGTAGCCCTCGCTGTAGTCCTGGTGCAGGCTCttggggccggcggcggcggcggcgaaggCTGCGGGGACACGGGGGCGGTGAGCGGGACGCGGGCTGCGgggcgcggggccgggcggggcgcgGCGCGGCGGGGCGGCTCACCTTTGCTGTGCTTCAGGTAGCTCACGGCCATCTCCAGGATGTCAGCCTTCTCCAGCTTGGAGTTGGGCTGGTGCCGCGCGAACTCCTGCTCCAGCAGCAGCTTCAGCTGCTCGATGCTGCTGTTGATGCGGTCGCGGCGCATCTTCTCCACCACCGGCTTCCGCAGCTGCGGGAGGAGGGGGCGTCAGGCGCCGCGACGGCGCGGGGCAGCGGGACCGCGCGCCGGGCGGGGGTGGCACTTACTCGGTTCTTCTCTTTGGGGCTGAGCAGCTCCACGGCCACGGTGCTGGGGGCCATGCCTGCGCGGCGAGCGGGCGGGCGGGCGTGCGGGCAGGCGCGTCCCGGGCTGCGCGGACCCTGGCCCAGTGCGGCGCCCTATATAGGCGCGGGCGGCGGCCTGGCGCCTGGGGCCCGGGCGCCGCGGCCGTTCCCACACTCGGCGGCCAATGGCCGCACGGGCCGCACAAAGGCGCCGGCCCATTAGCGCACGCTAAATTGCCTGTGAATCGGCGCGGGCACAATGGGGCTCCCCGAGGAGCAGGTGGGCCGCGCGGCACAATGTCCGGGCTGTGGGAACGCGCTCGCCCTCATTAGCATCCCGGGGCCTGACGCTGGGAGCCCCGCGCCTCAATATGCTGCCTTTTCCCAGGCTGCGGCGGGCGGGGGCAGGAAGGAGCGGGCCTCCCCTGCGACCCCCACTGCTGGCCGGCGGCGCGGATAGGGAAGCTGCAGCGCTAAGTGCAGGGGCTTCCAGGGGGATGGGCACTCTCGCCGACGGGGACCTGCTGCCCGCCACCCCTGGAGGGGCGCCAGGGGGACCAGCTCTCCTAAACAGCACTTGTCACCCTGCCCACAGGTGGGGGGTGGAAGACGGCCCGGCTCTTAGCTTCAGCTTTGCTGGCCTATTAcaaatccccccccccccacctgggACTCGTGACTTCTCCAGAGCTAGAAAATGGCTGGACTTTGGGCAGCTTcaggggcccaggggacaggaaaTGCTCAGTATTGTGTGTGGCACCTAGGCAGACCCAAGCCCCTGCACCCTACCCTCCTGGAAGCAGTTCACCGGGCAGTAGCATCTGGGCTGCTCCACCAACCAGCAGGTGCCCCTTGAgggcctctccccatccccatccgGCCAGGAATCCAGCTGCAGCGTCCCTGCAGCTCAGGAGGGTCCGCGGCCCTTGGCATGCTTGGTGTGGTCACTGTTCGTGCATGACTTATGGGGAGCCACATCTGCATGTCACCCCTCTGCTCTGCCTGGGGGTGCCGGTAGGGCTTGCTTTCCTCTGCGTTTTACCCGGGGCAGGGAGTGTGTGCCAGGGGGCAGGCATGAGGCTCAGAGCCGGCAGGCCTGGAGAGCACACGGGTGCGGTGCCAACTCAGGCCCCTGGAGCCCACGGGAGAGCTAATGCCCCGGCACCTGGCCAGCTGAGCTGAGAGGGCCAGCGGCTGCTTTGGGGCAACCAGTGTCACCCTAGGCCCCTATGAGAGGGTCCCTTGGGAGACCCCCTCCACCTGGAGGGGTCATAGTTCCCCTGATTCTCTGCATCAGTGActaagggagggggtggggccccGGCTGCCTCTTAGGCACGGGTTGGGGCCCAGCCAGGTCCAAGCGGAAGGGCCTCAGCCCTGGGAGCCAGGGGCTGGCGTCAGGACACTTTAGCCAGAATTTAAATCCAGGAGCTGGGTTCCCTGGACAGATGGCAGCAACGTCCGAAAGTGGCTGGGCCTTAACAAGGGTCTAATCAGGAGCCCAGCCCCGGCGTCTTGGCAGTGGCCCACGGCTTTGAGCGGGCTCCTCGGTGGGCCTGGCTCCAGGAGTCTCTCAGCACAAGGAGCCATTGGTTACCCAAGGGTGGGCCCATCCAGGAAGCAGGCAGGACAGTGccggggcaggaggggaaggctCCACTGGACGCCAGCACAGGGTGGCCCTCCCACTGGAGAGCCGGCCACCGTTGGGATGGGGTAGACACTCCAGGAGGGGTTTGGAAGGGGAGGGACTTGCCTTCCCCCCGGCCCCCCACAACACCTCCCTTGGAGGGGACTCAGCCTCAGGCCACGGAGGGAGGCAGTGACCTCCGGGCTGGGGCTGCTGCGCTCTGAGAAGATGGGACTCTCCCAGGCTGCTCCGGCCCTCATTTGATGCACAAGGGGGGAGGCACGCAGCAGGAATGCCAGGCCATGAGCTCTTGCCCCGGCTCCCAAGCCTGGGCACCGGCAGCAGCTGGCACTGTGGGGGTGGCTTCCGGGGGCCAGCGGTGCTCAGTGGAGCCATTTTGCAGCCAAAGTGGGGTTCATGCTGAGCAGCGTCCCATTTGTGTGTGTCCCTTACCTGGCTACGGACTCcctggggtgggctgggtgggggcagcaTGACTCAGTCACCTACGCCCTGCCAGCCAAGAGCTGCAGGGAGCGGAGCCCAGGCTGGTGAGCCCTGCTGgagcccaggctggccctggccACCCCCCTACCAGCTGCAAACAGGTCTGAGCCCACTCGTGCCCTGACGGCCCAACTGCAGGACACAGGGACGTGCCCAGATGGGGGAGGcacccaggccaggccctgctccCCCCAGGCTTTGGAGGGGGCAGTTGGTGGCCTTGTGTCCCATCCTGGTCCCTTCCCTGAGCCAGCTCCTCAGCCCAAGTGAGACACGTGCCACTGGGAGATGTggtccagcccctgccccaccccagcggCCCGCCCACCCGCAGTGGGCCAGGACAGTGGCCTGCCGGAGGTGAGGGTGGTGGGTGGGCCACAggggccacctcctccctcctccccccgccccaccgcccccggcccccggccccggACGGAGCAGCTTTGATCCAATTTTCAGTTGTGGGAAATATGAAATGAATGGTGTTGAGTCCCGGCCGGATGAAAGGCTCGCTCCCTCCCCGAGTGCTGGCCAGATGGCAGCTCTGGGGCCTCCGAGGCACACGCCTGGCCTTTGTGGGCCGTTTAACACTGTGAATGGGGCCAAAGTGTGGGAAACTCGCTGGGCTCCTGGCTCACACCAGCCGAGGtgaagggctggggaggggcgggtGGGGAGGCCCAAGGCCTCGCTCCAGGCTGGTGGGCTTTGCGCAGCAGCACAGCGGAATGTgcggtggggggaggtgggatcCTCCGCCTCGGCTGCCCCAGCAGCTCAGCGTGGGGTGAGGGTCCTTCCCCCAGCTGGGCTGTGAGGAAGGCGGGAGGGTGTCCCAGCTGCACTTCCCAGAGCCCCCTCCCTGGGGTGCTCAGTGAATCTGAGGGGCTTGCTggctgggtgcagatgggtgccCGCAGCTCTGGGGGCTCCCCCCGGGGCAGACAGGGAGGCACTTGGCTGTAGACTTGGGGCTCCCGGCGAAACCCACTAGCTGGGAATGAGGATGTGAAAATCCACAAGTCTAGGACCAAAAcccacttctaaataacccacaCCCCGTGCCGCTCCCCGCCCAGGCTGGCGCGAAGCAGAGAGCTCCTCGGGAGGGGAAGGGGCCTCGGGGCGTCGGGGAGGCTCCAGGGGCTCTTGCTCCCGGCGGCCAGAGGAGGACTTGGTGGTGGTGGGACGTCAAATAGCAGCTGCAGTGGAAAACGGTT is a genomic window of Eulemur rufifrons isolate Redbay chromosome 8, OSU_ERuf_1, whole genome shotgun sequence containing:
- the HES5 gene encoding transcription factor HES-5; amino-acid sequence: MAPSTVAVELLSPKEKNRLRKPVVEKMRRDRINSSIEQLKLLLEQEFARHQPNSKLEKADILEMAVSYLKHSKAFAAAAAGPKSLHQDYSEGYSWCLQEAVQFLTLHAASDTQTKLLCHFQRTPAAPASAAEPKASGTVPAPAPAPAPAKATARQPACGLWRPW